Proteins from a genomic interval of Geodermatophilus obscurus DSM 43160:
- a CDS encoding SAF domain-containing protein, with product MSASRTVPTAPVAATSGTAAPVPGSAPRRIRPPRWLDLRLVLGVLLVLGSVLLGARVVTAADATVPVWSAAGDLAAGTVLAAGDLVAVDVRLDDVAGAYLATSTRPEGRTLARAVRNGELLPRTALEEPAELVQLALPVQAGYVPPGLDRGQVVDVYAVADPAAAATATGDGSVALVVAAAPVQAVSGRTEGVLSTATTTVQVVVSVPVDQAPVVLEAIGGRPLVVVVHGSVDVAAGVAPTPSARPTATSSPASPSAPTVPSRAPVPPTPPAAPATPPAARTTPPAADPAVPPAASSATPSGEPGAAAPAVPGTGTP from the coding sequence GTGAGCGCCTCGCGCACCGTGCCCACCGCCCCGGTCGCCGCCACCTCGGGCACCGCCGCTCCCGTGCCGGGGTCGGCACCGCGGCGGATCCGGCCCCCGCGCTGGCTGGACCTGCGCCTGGTCCTGGGCGTCCTGCTGGTGCTCGGCTCGGTGCTGCTGGGAGCCCGCGTGGTCACCGCCGCCGACGCGACGGTCCCGGTCTGGTCGGCCGCGGGCGACCTCGCCGCCGGCACCGTGCTCGCCGCCGGGGACCTCGTGGCCGTGGACGTCCGGCTCGACGACGTCGCCGGCGCCTACCTCGCCACGAGCACCCGCCCGGAGGGCCGCACCCTCGCCCGGGCCGTGCGGAACGGCGAGCTGCTGCCGCGCACGGCGCTGGAGGAGCCGGCCGAGCTGGTGCAGCTCGCGCTGCCCGTGCAGGCCGGGTACGTGCCGCCGGGGCTGGACCGCGGCCAGGTCGTCGACGTCTACGCCGTCGCGGACCCCGCTGCCGCGGCCACCGCGACGGGGGACGGCAGCGTGGCCCTGGTCGTGGCGGCGGCGCCGGTGCAGGCCGTCTCCGGGCGCACCGAGGGCGTGCTGTCGACGGCCACGACCACGGTGCAGGTGGTCGTCTCGGTGCCGGTCGACCAGGCGCCGGTCGTGCTCGAGGCGATCGGCGGCCGACCGCTGGTGGTCGTGGTGCACGGCTCGGTGGACGTCGCCGCCGGTGTGGCGCCGACGCCGTCCGCTCGCCCGACCGCGACGTCGTCACCGGCCTCGCCGTCGGCGCCCACGGTCCCGTCACGCGCGCCTGTTCCGCCGACTCCGCCCGCCGCTCCGGCCACTCCGCCCGCCGCTCGGACCACTCCGCCGGCCGCGGACCCGGCCGTCCCGCCGGCTGCGTCCTCCGCGACGCCGTCCGGCGAGCCGGGCGCCGCGGCGCCCGCCGTCCCGGGGACCGGGACGCCCTGA
- a CDS encoding AAA family ATPase: MAVQVVTAVTGAGWESALVGALDRADHGVTVVRRCVDVSELLAAAATGTAQAALLSADLRRLDGDAVARLSAAGVAVVGLVDPGDERAADRLRGLGVGRVLPADAQPEEIARALREAVAGGSAPGRDIADPRAALPAHGLPEPAPERPAGRGRVVAVWGPTGAPGRTTVAVGLADEAARLEVPTLLVDADVYGGVVAQVLGLLDESPGLAGAARQAAAGTLDEAALGRLAWAVRPRLGVLTGLARADRWPELRPRAVAAVLDEVRRSAELTVVDCAFSLEEDEELSFDTAAPRRNGVTLTVLEAADVVLCVSGADPVALQRSIRALGELRDVLPDVEPVVVVNQVRRGPVPGDPRREIGDALERFAGREVGFFLPADRRATDAALAEGRTLAEVAPSSPLREELRSVAAALTGVPVPTSGRGRPRLRRRAG; this comes from the coding sequence ATGGCAGTGCAGGTGGTCACCGCCGTCACCGGCGCCGGCTGGGAGTCCGCGCTGGTCGGTGCCCTCGACCGGGCCGACCACGGCGTCACCGTCGTCCGCCGGTGCGTGGACGTCTCCGAGCTGCTGGCCGCAGCGGCCACGGGGACGGCGCAGGCCGCCCTCCTGTCGGCGGACCTGCGTCGCCTCGACGGGGACGCCGTCGCCCGGCTGTCGGCGGCCGGGGTGGCCGTCGTCGGGCTGGTGGACCCCGGGGACGAGCGGGCCGCGGACCGGCTGCGCGGCCTCGGGGTCGGGCGGGTGCTGCCGGCCGACGCCCAGCCGGAGGAGATCGCCCGGGCGCTCCGCGAGGCGGTGGCCGGAGGCTCGGCCCCCGGGCGGGACATCGCCGACCCTCGGGCGGCCCTGCCGGCGCACGGGCTGCCCGAGCCCGCGCCGGAACGGCCGGCCGGCCGCGGTCGGGTGGTGGCGGTCTGGGGCCCGACCGGCGCGCCCGGCCGCACCACGGTGGCCGTGGGGCTGGCCGACGAGGCCGCCCGGCTGGAGGTGCCGACCCTGCTGGTGGACGCCGACGTCTACGGCGGTGTGGTGGCCCAGGTGCTCGGCCTGCTCGACGAGTCACCCGGCCTGGCCGGCGCGGCCCGGCAGGCGGCCGCGGGCACCCTCGACGAGGCGGCGCTCGGCCGCCTGGCGTGGGCGGTGCGCCCGCGGCTGGGTGTGCTCACCGGTCTGGCACGTGCGGACCGCTGGCCCGAGCTGCGCCCGCGCGCCGTGGCCGCCGTCCTCGACGAGGTGCGCCGCAGTGCCGAGCTCACCGTGGTGGACTGCGCGTTCAGCCTGGAGGAGGACGAGGAGCTCTCCTTCGACACCGCGGCGCCCCGGCGCAACGGCGTGACGCTCACCGTCCTCGAGGCCGCGGACGTCGTGCTCTGCGTCAGCGGCGCGGACCCCGTGGCACTGCAGCGGAGCATCCGCGCCCTCGGGGAGCTGCGTGACGTGCTCCCCGACGTCGAGCCGGTCGTGGTCGTCAACCAGGTGCGGCGTGGCCCGGTGCCCGGTGACCCCCGCCGTGAGATCGGGGACGCGCTCGAGCGCTTCGCCGGCCGCGAGGTGGGCTTCTTCCTGCCCGCCGACCGACGCGCCACCGATGCGGCGCTGGCTGAGGGGCGCACGCTGGCCGAGGTGGCGCCGTCCTCCCCGCTGCGGGAGGAGCTGCGGTCCGTGGCGGCGGCGCTCACCGGTGTGCCGGTGCCGACCTCCGGTCGCGGGCGCCCGCGGCTGCGCCGCCGCGCCGGCTGA
- a CDS encoding pyridoxamine 5'-phosphate oxidase family protein, with product MAHDLDDLPDGLLTFLTERHLATLTTLRADGSPHVVPVGVTYDAATRTARVITSGTSAKARHVRAGRARVAVCQVDGRRWVTLEGTAVVRDDPAAVADAEARYARRYRTPRENPARVVLEISVDRVLGNP from the coding sequence GTGGCCCACGACCTCGACGACCTGCCCGACGGCCTGTTGACCTTCCTCACCGAACGGCACCTGGCCACGCTTACCACGCTGCGCGCCGACGGCAGCCCGCACGTCGTCCCGGTCGGGGTCACCTACGACGCCGCCACCCGCACCGCCCGGGTCATTACCTCGGGGACCTCGGCCAAGGCCCGGCACGTCCGCGCCGGCCGTGCGCGGGTCGCGGTGTGCCAGGTCGACGGCCGCCGCTGGGTGACCCTCGAGGGGACGGCGGTGGTGCGCGACGACCCGGCTGCGGTCGCCGACGCCGAGGCCCGCTACGCCCGCCGCTACCGCACCCCCCGGGAGAACCCGGCGCGGGTCGTCCTGGAGATCTCGGTCGACCGGGTGCTGGGCAACCCCTGA
- the secA gene encoding preprotein translocase subunit SecA, with protein sequence MVFSKILRAGEGKILRRLNKIADAVESLAEETADLTDPELRARTDEFKERLAEGETLDQLLPEAFAVVREAATRTLGQRHFRVQVMGGAALHLGNIAEMRTGEGKTLTGVLPAYLNALTDQGVHVVTVNDYLAKRDAEWMGRVHRFLGLSVGVILSGERPAQRREQYACDITYGTNNEFGFDYLRDNMAWNKSDLVQRGHHFAVVDEVDSILIDEARTPLIISGPAGDPAMHRWYTEFARLAPMMQRDVHYEVEEGKRTVAITEEGVEFVEDQIGIENLYEAANTPLISFLNNALKAKELYHRDQQYIVSNGEVLIVDEFTGRVLSGRRYNEGMHQAIEAKERVQIKDENQTLATITLQNYFRLYEKLSGMTGTAQTEAAELSQTYGLGVVPIPTNRPMVREDRSDVIYKTEQAKFDAVIDDIAERHEAGQPVLVGTASVEKSELLSRLLLQRGIKHEVLNAKNHAREAHIVAQAGRLGAVTVATNMAGRGTDIQLGGSPDFIADEALRARGLSPAETPEEYEAAWDSALEKARDQVKAEHEEVTAVGGLYVLGTERHESRRIDNQLRGRSGRQGDPGESRFYLSLGDDLMRRFNGPMLESMMTTLRVPDDQPIESKMVSRAILSAQTQVEQQNFEVRKDVLKYDEVLNRQRTVIYAERRKVLDGQDLHVQVRSMVDEVVSAYVDGATEMGYAEDWDLEQLWTGLKALYPVGLDRDELIDRVGDGDQAALTADVLKSELLDDVHRAYEEREATLGAEVMRELERRVLLSVLDRKWREHLYEMDYLRAGIHLRAMANRDPVVEYQREGYDMFVSMLDGIKEESVGFLFNLEVKTKEQQDAEARAKQAEAEAKALAVAQQGTARVRARQAAAAQAAAAQAAAAAPAPAAPAPAPAAPAPAAPAAAPPARQALAEPDLAESAPAAPAPAPAQPAPAPVEPAPAVAQATAAPVEVVPAPVEGDGVAPAAEPVPAARRTGTARRGRHAAPEDVAPAAPEVEEPVSSGTGPELSVKGLDDPHRSDQLSYSAPGLDASPRESGRVKAAKSATVTGTKEPARNAPCPCGSGKKYKVCHGAPSRA encoded by the coding sequence GTGGTGTTCTCGAAGATCCTCCGAGCCGGTGAGGGCAAGATCCTCCGACGACTGAACAAGATCGCCGACGCGGTCGAGTCGCTGGCGGAGGAAACTGCCGACCTCACCGACCCGGAGCTGCGCGCCAGGACCGACGAGTTCAAGGAGCGCCTGGCGGAGGGGGAGACCCTCGACCAGCTCCTGCCGGAGGCCTTCGCCGTCGTCCGCGAGGCCGCTACCCGCACCCTCGGTCAGCGGCACTTCCGCGTGCAGGTCATGGGCGGCGCCGCGCTGCACCTGGGCAACATCGCCGAGATGCGCACCGGTGAGGGCAAGACGCTGACCGGCGTCCTGCCCGCCTACCTCAACGCGCTCACCGACCAGGGCGTGCACGTGGTCACGGTGAACGACTACCTGGCCAAGCGCGACGCGGAGTGGATGGGCCGGGTGCACCGCTTCCTCGGCCTCTCCGTCGGCGTGATCCTCTCCGGCGAGCGCCCGGCGCAGCGCCGCGAGCAGTACGCCTGCGACATCACCTACGGCACGAACAACGAGTTCGGCTTCGACTACCTGCGCGACAACATGGCGTGGAACAAGTCCGACCTCGTGCAGCGCGGGCACCACTTCGCCGTCGTCGACGAGGTCGACTCGATCCTCATCGACGAGGCCCGCACGCCGCTGATCATCAGCGGCCCGGCCGGCGACCCGGCGATGCACCGCTGGTACACCGAGTTCGCGCGGCTGGCCCCGATGATGCAGCGCGACGTCCACTACGAGGTGGAGGAGGGCAAGCGCACGGTCGCCATCACCGAGGAGGGCGTGGAGTTCGTCGAGGACCAGATCGGCATCGAGAACCTCTACGAGGCGGCCAACACCCCGCTGATCAGCTTCCTGAACAACGCGCTCAAGGCCAAGGAGCTCTACCACCGCGACCAGCAGTACATCGTCAGCAACGGCGAGGTGCTCATCGTCGACGAGTTCACCGGCCGCGTGCTGTCGGGCCGGCGCTACAACGAGGGCATGCACCAGGCCATCGAGGCCAAGGAGCGGGTGCAGATCAAGGACGAGAACCAGACCCTCGCCACGATCACCCTGCAGAACTACTTCCGGCTCTACGAGAAGCTGTCCGGGATGACGGGCACCGCCCAGACCGAGGCCGCCGAGCTCTCGCAGACCTACGGGCTGGGCGTCGTCCCGATCCCCACCAACCGGCCGATGGTCCGCGAGGACCGCTCCGACGTCATCTACAAGACCGAGCAGGCCAAGTTCGACGCCGTCATCGACGACATCGCCGAGCGGCACGAGGCCGGGCAGCCGGTGCTGGTCGGCACGGCCAGCGTCGAGAAGTCCGAGCTGCTGTCCAGGCTGCTGCTGCAGCGCGGCATCAAGCACGAGGTGCTCAACGCGAAGAACCACGCGCGCGAGGCGCACATCGTGGCCCAGGCCGGCCGGCTGGGCGCGGTCACGGTGGCCACCAACATGGCCGGCCGCGGCACCGACATCCAGCTCGGCGGCAGCCCCGACTTCATCGCCGACGAGGCGCTGCGCGCCCGCGGCCTGTCCCCGGCGGAGACGCCGGAGGAGTACGAGGCGGCCTGGGACAGCGCGCTGGAGAAGGCCAGGGACCAGGTCAAGGCCGAGCACGAGGAGGTCACCGCGGTCGGCGGCCTCTACGTGCTGGGCACCGAGCGGCACGAGAGCCGGCGCATCGACAACCAGCTGCGCGGCCGCTCGGGCCGCCAGGGCGACCCGGGTGAGTCCCGGTTCTACCTGTCGCTGGGCGACGACCTCATGCGGCGGTTCAACGGCCCGATGCTCGAGTCGATGATGACCACGCTGCGGGTCCCCGATGACCAGCCGATCGAGTCGAAGATGGTCAGCCGGGCGATCCTCTCGGCACAGACCCAGGTCGAGCAGCAGAACTTCGAGGTCCGCAAGGACGTCCTGAAGTACGACGAGGTGCTCAACCGCCAGCGCACCGTCATCTACGCCGAGCGGCGCAAGGTGCTCGACGGCCAGGACCTGCACGTGCAGGTCCGTTCGATGGTCGACGAGGTCGTCAGCGCCTACGTCGACGGGGCGACCGAGATGGGTTACGCCGAGGACTGGGACCTCGAGCAGCTGTGGACCGGCCTCAAGGCCCTCTACCCGGTGGGCCTGGACCGCGACGAGCTGATCGACCGGGTGGGCGACGGCGACCAGGCGGCGCTGACCGCCGACGTCCTCAAGAGCGAGCTGCTCGACGACGTCCACCGGGCCTACGAGGAGCGCGAGGCCACCCTCGGCGCGGAGGTCATGCGCGAGCTGGAGCGCCGGGTGCTGCTGTCGGTGCTCGACCGCAAGTGGCGCGAGCACCTCTACGAGATGGACTACCTGCGGGCCGGCATCCACCTGCGCGCGATGGCCAACCGCGACCCGGTCGTGGAGTACCAGCGCGAGGGCTACGACATGTTCGTGTCGATGCTCGACGGCATCAAGGAGGAGTCGGTCGGCTTCCTGTTTAACCTGGAGGTCAAGACCAAGGAGCAGCAGGACGCCGAGGCCCGCGCCAAGCAGGCCGAGGCCGAGGCCAAGGCGCTGGCCGTGGCACAGCAGGGGACGGCGCGGGTGCGGGCCCGGCAGGCGGCGGCCGCGCAGGCCGCGGCGGCGCAGGCGGCCGCGGCGGCTCCGGCTCCCGCTGCCCCGGCTCCGGCTCCCGCTGCCCCGGCTCCCGCCGCCCCGGCCGCGGCACCGCCGGCTCGACAGGCCCTCGCCGAGCCGGACCTCGCCGAGTCGGCTCCTGCTGCGCCCGCTCCCGCGCCGGCGCAGCCGGCCCCGGCGCCCGTCGAGCCGGCTCCCGCCGTGGCCCAGGCGACTGCGGCGCCGGTCGAGGTGGTCCCGGCGCCGGTCGAGGGCGACGGCGTCGCGCCGGCCGCCGAGCCCGTCCCGGCGGCCCGTCGCACGGGGACGGCCCGGCGCGGTCGGCACGCCGCGCCGGAGGACGTCGCCCCGGCAGCACCCGAGGTCGAGGAGCCGGTGTCCTCGGGCACCGGTCCGGAGCTGTCGGTGAAGGGTCTCGACGACCCGCACCGCAGCGACCAGCTCAGCTACTCGGCGCCTGGCCTGGACGCCTCGCCGCGGGAGAGCGGGCGGGTCAAGGCGGCGAAGAGCGCGACCGTGACCGGCACCAAGGAGCCGGCCCGGAACGCGCCCTGCCCCTGCGGCTCGGGCAAGAAGTACAAGGTCTGCCACGGAGCGCCCTCGCGCGCCTGA
- a CDS encoding helix-turn-helix domain-containing protein: MPTPRFLTLDDVAEILNVSWSQAYALVRRKELIAIQIGGRGQWRVENEELERFIARKYAEARAGSVPPEPAADGQAEQDDAASSPGGRGRG, from the coding sequence ATGCCCACACCGCGGTTCCTGACCCTCGACGACGTCGCCGAGATCCTCAACGTCTCGTGGTCCCAGGCCTACGCGCTGGTGCGCCGCAAGGAGCTGATCGCCATCCAGATCGGCGGTCGCGGCCAGTGGCGGGTCGAGAACGAGGAGCTCGAGCGCTTCATCGCGCGGAAGTACGCCGAGGCGCGCGCCGGTTCGGTCCCCCCGGAGCCCGCGGCCGATGGGCAGGCCGAGCAGGACGACGCGGCGAGCAGCCCCGGAGGGCGCGGCCGGGGCTGA
- the hpf gene encoding ribosome hibernation-promoting factor, HPF/YfiA family, whose protein sequence is MEIVVRGRNVEVPEHYRQHVEDKVGQSDRFDGKLKILRIDVELFHEKNPRQSGKCQRVEITLRGKGPVVRAEAAAPDFYAALDLAAGKLDHRLRKAADRRRVHHGRRTPASVRVGGGAPDTDVTESFDRDRELAEGPHVTDLDEHLPGQIVREKHHPATPMHVDQALHEMELVGHDFFLFLCADTGQPTVVYRRHAYDYGLIRLVDAPLDGTGARQSAAPAEPAATRA, encoded by the coding sequence ATGGAGATCGTGGTCCGTGGCCGGAACGTCGAAGTCCCCGAACACTACCGACAGCACGTCGAGGACAAGGTCGGCCAGTCCGATCGGTTCGACGGGAAACTCAAGATCCTGCGCATCGACGTCGAGCTCTTCCACGAGAAGAACCCGCGCCAGTCCGGCAAGTGCCAGCGCGTGGAGATCACCCTCCGCGGCAAGGGCCCGGTGGTCCGCGCCGAGGCGGCCGCGCCGGACTTCTACGCGGCGCTGGACCTGGCCGCCGGCAAGCTCGACCACCGGCTGCGCAAGGCCGCCGACCGCCGCCGCGTCCACCACGGACGACGGACCCCGGCCAGCGTGCGGGTGGGCGGCGGCGCCCCCGACACCGACGTCACCGAGTCCTTCGACCGCGACCGGGAGCTCGCGGAGGGGCCACACGTCACCGACCTCGACGAGCACCTCCCCGGCCAGATCGTGCGAGAGAAGCACCACCCGGCCACCCCGATGCACGTCGACCAGGCCCTCCACGAGATGGAGCTGGTCGGCCACGACTTCTTCCTCTTCCTGTGCGCCGACACCGGGCAGCCGACGGTCGTCTACCGCCGGCACGCCTACGACTACGGGCTCATCCGGCTCGTCGACGCACCGCTGGACGGCACCGGCGCGCGGCAGTCCGCCGCGCCCGCGGAGCCCGCGGCGACCCGGGCCTGA
- a CDS encoding WS/DGAT/MGAT family O-acyltransferase: MERLTTLDASFLYLEKPDNPMHVAGVLVLEPSTGGLDALASLVEARLPLVPRYRQRVLEVPGHLANPVWADDPDFDVEYHVRRSAVPRPGTQAQLLDLVSRVVARPLDRNRPLWELYLVEGLPEGRVAVITKTHPALVDGLGTVDIGQVLLDDSPDAFLPEPEHWRPRPLPGALRLVGQAVEEYVQRPSAVVQTARHAVTDARATGARLTSAAGGAVRAARSALFPAPHSPLNAVSGSQRRVAVARAELDDVKRVRKAHGGTVNDVLLTVVTGALRDWLLSRGQAVVGSTSVRALVPVSVQDEGEEVPGTRVSSYLVDLPVGEPNPRVRLARLSFAMRGVSQHGRSVGADTLIALTGFAPPTLHALGARAARGLSRRMANLVVTNVPGPQVPLYAAGARMLEVFPVVPLAPGQGLSVGITSYDGRVFFGLNADRDGVGDVDVLADLIEQELAGLVETAG; encoded by the coding sequence GTGGAGCGCCTGACCACCCTGGACGCGTCGTTCCTCTACCTGGAGAAGCCGGACAACCCGATGCACGTGGCCGGCGTGCTCGTGCTCGAGCCGTCCACGGGCGGTCTGGACGCGCTCGCCTCGCTGGTGGAGGCCCGTCTGCCCCTGGTCCCGCGCTACCGGCAGCGTGTCCTCGAGGTGCCCGGTCACCTGGCCAACCCGGTGTGGGCCGACGACCCCGACTTCGACGTCGAGTACCACGTCCGCCGGTCCGCGGTGCCCCGGCCGGGGACGCAGGCCCAGCTGCTGGACCTGGTCTCCCGGGTGGTCGCGCGGCCGCTGGACCGCAACCGGCCGCTGTGGGAGCTCTACCTCGTGGAGGGCCTGCCCGAGGGCCGGGTCGCGGTGATCACCAAGACGCACCCGGCGCTGGTCGACGGGTTGGGCACCGTCGACATCGGCCAGGTCCTGCTCGACGACTCGCCCGACGCGTTCCTCCCCGAGCCGGAGCACTGGCGCCCCCGCCCGTTGCCCGGTGCACTGCGGTTGGTCGGCCAGGCGGTGGAGGAGTACGTGCAGCGCCCTTCGGCGGTCGTGCAGACCGCCCGGCACGCCGTCACCGACGCCCGGGCCACCGGCGCGCGGCTGACCAGCGCGGCCGGCGGGGCGGTGCGGGCGGCGCGGTCGGCCCTGTTCCCGGCGCCGCACAGCCCCCTGAACGCGGTCAGCGGCAGCCAGCGCCGGGTCGCGGTCGCCCGGGCCGAGCTCGACGACGTCAAGCGGGTCCGCAAGGCGCACGGCGGAACGGTCAACGACGTGCTGCTGACCGTGGTGACCGGGGCGCTGCGGGACTGGCTGCTGTCGCGGGGCCAGGCCGTCGTCGGCTCGACCTCGGTGCGGGCGCTGGTGCCGGTGTCGGTGCAGGACGAGGGGGAGGAGGTCCCGGGCACCCGGGTGTCGAGCTACCTGGTGGATCTGCCGGTCGGGGAGCCGAACCCGCGGGTCCGGCTGGCGCGGCTGAGCTTCGCGATGCGCGGTGTGAGCCAGCACGGCCGGTCGGTCGGCGCGGACACGCTCATCGCGCTCACCGGCTTCGCCCCGCCGACGCTGCACGCGCTCGGCGCCCGGGCGGCGCGCGGCCTGTCCCGCCGGATGGCCAACCTGGTGGTCACCAACGTGCCGGGCCCGCAGGTGCCGCTCTACGCCGCCGGCGCCCGGATGCTGGAGGTCTTCCCCGTCGTCCCGCTGGCTCCGGGGCAGGGCCTGTCGGTGGGCATCACGAGCTACGACGGCCGCGTCTTCTTCGGCCTGAACGCCGACCGCGACGGCGTCGGGGACGTCGACGTGCTCGCCGACCTCATCGAGCAGGAGCTCGCCGGCCTGGTCGAGACCGCGGGCTGA
- a CDS encoding SDR family NAD(P)-dependent oxidoreductase: MELAGARVLVAGATGVLGGELARALDGAGARVALTGRDGGALRALAGELGGVPAVVVDAVDVEAVRAAVDVAVAGLGGLDAVVVAWGVVAFGPAAEADDAVTEELFAVNTLAPMSLVRAALPHLPDGGAIVLLSAIVADAPTLQMAEYSASKAALSAWAGVLRRELRTRSITVLDVRPPHIDTGLVDRALAGDPPRLPPGHDRAELVAAVLDGLRLGGREIVFDPGEKRLVRR, from the coding sequence ATGGAACTCGCGGGTGCGAGGGTCCTCGTCGCCGGGGCGACCGGGGTGCTGGGCGGGGAGCTGGCGCGGGCGCTGGACGGCGCCGGGGCCAGGGTGGCGCTGACCGGCCGGGACGGCGGCGCGCTGCGGGCGCTGGCCGGGGAGCTCGGTGGCGTCCCCGCGGTGGTGGTCGACGCCGTCGACGTCGAGGCGGTCCGCGCCGCGGTGGACGTCGCGGTGGCGGGCCTCGGTGGCCTGGACGCCGTGGTCGTCGCCTGGGGTGTGGTGGCCTTCGGCCCGGCGGCGGAGGCCGACGACGCGGTGACCGAGGAGCTGTTCGCGGTCAACACGCTGGCGCCGATGAGCCTGGTCCGCGCCGCGCTGCCGCACCTTCCGGATGGTGGTGCGATCGTGCTGCTGTCGGCCATCGTGGCCGACGCCCCGACGCTGCAGATGGCCGAGTACTCGGCGAGCAAGGCGGCGCTGTCGGCCTGGGCCGGTGTGCTGCGCCGTGAGTTGCGGACCCGTTCGATCACCGTGCTCGACGTCCGGCCGCCGCACATCGACACCGGGCTGGTCGACCGCGCCCTCGCCGGCGACCCGCCGCGTCTCCCCCCGGGACACGACCGCGCCGAGCTGGTCGCGGCGGTGCTCGACGGGCTCCGACTGGGCGGCCGGGAGATCGTGTTCGACCCGGGCGAGAAGCGGCTCGTCCGCCGCTGA
- a CDS encoding Rv3235 family protein, with protein sequence MTAPATPVQPAADETAPTTSPQPLRTATLRLTVVPTPQPPLDPQPVLRLVLPGAAIPRVPHRPGPRPRPEDPPAGFVPGFEPTWSGRADLPDPRIAGRRLLTLTLEALAGRRPLTQVQPLTALGVYAALSSGRRPRWCAGGTAPVLLGPVHVCEPVDGVAEITAVARRAGRAHAVAARLEGIDGRWRCTALQIG encoded by the coding sequence ATGACCGCGCCCGCCACACCCGTCCAGCCCGCCGCCGACGAGACCGCGCCCACGACCAGCCCGCAGCCGCTGCGCACGGCGACGCTGCGGCTCACCGTCGTCCCGACGCCGCAGCCACCGCTGGACCCGCAGCCGGTGCTGCGGCTGGTGCTGCCGGGCGCGGCGATCCCGCGGGTGCCGCACCGGCCAGGTCCGCGGCCCCGCCCGGAGGACCCGCCCGCGGGCTTCGTGCCGGGCTTCGAGCCGACCTGGTCGGGCCGTGCCGACCTGCCGGACCCGCGGATCGCCGGCCGGCGGCTGCTGACCCTCACCCTCGAGGCGCTGGCCGGGCGGAGACCGCTGACCCAGGTGCAGCCGCTCACCGCCCTCGGCGTCTACGCGGCCCTCTCCAGCGGCCGCCGCCCCCGGTGGTGCGCCGGCGGGACCGCTCCGGTGCTGCTGGGCCCGGTGCACGTCTGCGAACCGGTCGACGGGGTCGCCGAGATCACCGCGGTGGCCCGCCGCGCCGGCCGGGCGCACGCGGTCGCCGCGCGGTTGGAGGGCATCGACGGGCGGTGGCGGTGCACGGCGCTGCAGATCGGCTGA
- a CDS encoding GNAT family N-acetyltransferase, whose translation MALDLTGVDLTTAVVRTARLVLRPFRPDDADAVFRACQDPGHRRWLPNLPEPYTRADAEEFVTVAAARGRARGTALDTAVEAGGGLVGACGVRHLDGGGGLLGPDVGYWTAPWARGRGYASEAARGLADWAFGYGAERVHLFADVDNVASQTVAERAGFTREGVVRRCLAYRDGRRADAVLFGRLREG comes from the coding sequence ATGGCCCTCGACCTCACCGGCGTCGACCTGACCACCGCGGTGGTCCGCACCGCGCGGCTCGTGCTGCGCCCGTTCCGCCCGGACGACGCGGACGCCGTGTTCCGGGCCTGCCAGGACCCCGGGCACCGGCGGTGGCTGCCGAACCTCCCGGAGCCCTACACGCGGGCCGACGCCGAGGAGTTCGTCACCGTGGCCGCCGCGCGCGGTCGCGCCAGGGGCACCGCGCTGGACACCGCCGTGGAGGCCGGTGGCGGCCTGGTCGGCGCCTGCGGTGTGCGGCACCTGGACGGAGGTGGGGGCCTGCTGGGGCCGGACGTCGGCTACTGGACCGCGCCGTGGGCCCGCGGCCGGGGCTACGCCAGCGAGGCCGCCCGGGGGCTGGCCGACTGGGCCTTCGGGTACGGCGCGGAGCGGGTGCACCTGTTCGCCGACGTGGACAACGTCGCGTCGCAGACGGTGGCGGAGCGGGCCGGCTTCACCCGTGAGGGCGTCGTCCGCCGGTGCCTGGCCTACCGCGACGGCCGCCGCGCGGACGCGGTGCTCTTCGGGCGGCTGCGGGAGGGGTGA